In one window of Chitinivorax tropicus DNA:
- the dapA gene encoding 4-hydroxy-tetrahydrodipicolinate synthase encodes MLKGSLVAIVTPMFEDGSLDWDGLRRLIDFHVEHGSDGLVVAGTTGESPTVSVDEHVELIRITVEHAAGRIPVIAGTGANSTREAVELTREAKRVGADMTLSVVPYYNKPTQEGLYLHFKTIAEAVDIPVILYNVPGRTVADMSNDTTLRLAQIANIVGIKDATGNLERCADMVKRAPAGFALYTGDDATALPFMLLGGHGVITVTGNVAPKLMHELCVKALAGDIAGARAINDRLQGLHKHLFVEANPIPVKWAAQQMGLIKSGIRLPLTPLSLGCQPIVKQALSDAGIEL; translated from the coding sequence TTGGGACGGCTTGAGACGTTTGATCGATTTCCATGTCGAACATGGCAGCGATGGCTTGGTCGTCGCGGGCACCACCGGCGAATCCCCCACGGTGTCGGTTGATGAACATGTCGAGCTGATCCGCATCACTGTTGAACACGCTGCGGGCCGCATCCCCGTCATCGCCGGCACCGGTGCCAATTCCACACGAGAAGCCGTCGAGCTGACCCGTGAGGCTAAGCGGGTTGGTGCCGACATGACACTATCGGTCGTACCTTACTACAACAAACCTACCCAAGAAGGTTTGTACCTGCATTTCAAAACCATTGCAGAAGCGGTCGATATCCCGGTCATCCTGTATAACGTCCCTGGGCGTACCGTTGCCGACATGAGCAATGACACCACCTTGCGCTTGGCTCAGATTGCAAACATCGTCGGTATCAAAGATGCAACAGGCAATCTGGAACGCTGCGCGGATATGGTGAAACGCGCGCCCGCCGGCTTTGCGCTGTATACCGGCGACGATGCAACCGCTTTGCCATTCATGCTGCTGGGCGGACACGGTGTCATCACCGTCACCGGCAACGTCGCACCGAAGCTGATGCACGAGCTGTGCGTCAAAGCGCTGGCAGGGGATATTGCAGGGGCACGGGCCATCAATGATCGGCTGCAGGGGTTGCATAAACACCTGTTCGTCGAGGCCAACCCCATCCCTGTCAAATGGGCAGCTCAGCAGATGGGTTTGATCAAATCAGGCATCCGCCTGCCGTTGACACCGTTGTCTCTTGGGTGTCAACCCATCGTGAAACAGGCGCTGTCAGATGCCGGCATTGAACTTTAA
- the bamC gene encoding outer membrane protein assembly factor BamC, which translates to MKTTQLAASLTAACLIAACSTPIENKKIDYRNPNSESNSSRSLEVPPDLTSIQSDTTYSIPQATSNGGGAASAAPQAVGSKNVLPDTPDAKIERQGNQRWLVVNRPADVVWREVQDFWKKQGFTIAAENPATGILETDWQENRAKLPQDLIRKTIGRVLDGLYSTGERDKFRTRLEKGAKPGTTEIYISHRGMVEVFENAAKDRTIWQPRAADSELETEMLALLQQRFAPTPVADKAMADSTKTITPATTDTSTKSANATLVADNLVVLDNFDRAWRRIGLALDRSGFTVVDRDRLRGVYYIRYADPDAKRSDGGWFSSMFSGDKSNQAEDYRLEVTEAGNKTAIRVLDKNNKEDRSETAKRILQLLFDQLK; encoded by the coding sequence ATGAAGACAACACAGCTGGCCGCCAGCCTGACAGCGGCCTGCCTCATTGCAGCGTGTAGCACACCGATCGAAAACAAGAAGATCGACTACCGCAATCCCAATAGCGAAAGCAACAGCAGCCGATCGCTTGAGGTACCGCCTGATCTGACATCCATTCAAAGCGACACCACCTATTCCATTCCCCAAGCCACCAGCAATGGCGGTGGAGCCGCATCGGCAGCGCCCCAAGCAGTCGGTAGCAAGAATGTGCTGCCCGACACCCCAGACGCCAAGATCGAGCGCCAAGGCAATCAACGCTGGCTGGTGGTCAACAGACCTGCTGATGTTGTATGGCGTGAGGTTCAGGATTTCTGGAAAAAGCAGGGCTTTACCATTGCTGCGGAAAACCCAGCCACGGGCATTCTGGAAACCGATTGGCAGGAAAATCGCGCCAAATTGCCTCAGGACTTGATCCGTAAAACCATTGGCCGAGTGCTGGATGGGCTGTACTCGACCGGCGAGCGCGACAAATTCAGAACACGTCTGGAAAAGGGTGCCAAACCCGGCACAACGGAAATCTACATCAGCCATCGTGGCATGGTGGAAGTGTTTGAGAACGCGGCGAAGGATCGCACCATCTGGCAACCACGGGCAGCCGATTCCGAGCTGGAAACCGAAATGCTGGCCTTATTGCAGCAACGCTTTGCACCCACCCCCGTTGCGGACAAAGCCATGGCGGACAGCACCAAGACCATCACCCCGGCCACGACCGACACCAGCACCAAATCAGCCAATGCAACATTGGTTGCCGACAACCTGGTGGTGCTCGACAACTTTGACCGGGCATGGCGTCGGATAGGGCTTGCGCTGGATCGTAGTGGATTCACCGTAGTCGATCGTGACCGACTGCGCGGCGTCTACTACATCCGTTATGCCGACCCCGATGCCAAACGCAGTGATGGCGGCTGGTTCTCCTCCATGTTCTCCGGTGACAAGTCCAACCAAGCCGAAGACTATCGCCTGGAAGTGACCGAAGCAGGAAACAAAACTGCCATCCGCGTTCTGGATAAG